A genomic window from Aethina tumida isolate Nest 87 chromosome 4, icAetTumi1.1, whole genome shotgun sequence includes:
- the LOC109596356 gene encoding probable serine incorporator isoform X3, protein MGAVFGLCSAAQLACCCGSAACSLCCSACPSCRNSTSTRIMYAFMLLVTTIVACITLSPGLQDVLKKVPFCKNGTGKYLPDSVVFDCDKAVGYLAVYRICFVMTCFFLLFALMMLGVKTSKDARAGIQNGFWGLKYMVVIGGVIGAFFIPEGSFATVWMYFGMIGGFLFIIIQLILIVDFAHSWAEAWVGNYEETESRGWFFGLIGFTLLNYVISITGLTLLFVFYTKAGDCDLNKFFISINLILCVIISAISILPSVQNKLPRSGLLQSSIVTLYVTYLTWSAVSNSKSECNPGIWGIFGVKSENHNIDVIGLLIWMCCVLYSSLRTASNSSKITMSENILAKDNGAGNDGGESGDGGKKVWDNEEESVAYSWSFFHVMFALATLNVMMTLTNWYKPNSSLESFGVNAGSMWIKEISSWLCLTLYAWTLVAPILLPDREFN, encoded by the exons atggGAGCCGTTTTTGGTCTTTGTTCTGCGGCACAG CTCGCCTGTTGCTGTGGAAGTGCAGCCTGCTCATTGTGTTGTTCGGCATGTCCATCATGCAGAAACTCGACGTCCACACGTATTATGTATGCTTTTATGCTGCTGGTTACTACTATAGTAGCCTGCATTACTTTATCACCAGGTTTGCAGGATGTATTGAAAAAG GTACCATTCTGTAAGAATGGAACTGGGAAGTACTTGCCAGATTCTGTGGTATTTGACTGCGATAAAGCTGTAGGATATTTGGCTGTGTACAGGATATGTTTTGTTATGACTTGTTTCTTCCTACTATTTGCACTGATGATGTTAGGGGTAAAAACTTCTAAAGATGCTCGAGCAGGAATACAAAATGG TTTCTGGGGGTTGAAATATATGGTGGTAATTGGTGGTGTAATTGGGGCCTTCTTTATACCTGAAGGATCATTTGCCACTGTCTGGATGTACTTTGGTATGATTGGCGGGTTTCTATTCATAATAATCCAGTTGATATTAATTGTTGACTTTGCCCATTCTTGGGCTGAAGCCTGGGTTGGAAATTATGAGGAGACAGAATCTAGGGGTTGGTTCTTTGGATTGATTGGCTTTACTTTGTTAAATTATGTCATCAGCATAACTGGACTCACGTTATTATTCGTGTTTTACACTAAG gccGGAGATTGTGACttgaataaattctttatttccattaatttgATTCTGTGCGTCATTATAAGTGCCATCTCAATTTTACCATCTGTGCAAAACAAATTGCCAAGATCTGGACTCTTGCAGTCATCTATTGTCACCCTGTATGTTACCTATTTGACTTGGTCTGCTGTTTCCAACTCCAAAA gtGAGTGCAATCCTGGAATTTGGGGCATTTTTGGAGTAAAATCTGAAAACCATAACATTGATGTTATTGGCCTCTTAATTTGGATGTGCTGTGTTTTGTATTCCTCCTTGAGGACTGCAAGCAACTCTTCAAAGATTACCATGTCTGAGAATATATTGGCCAAAGATAATGGAGCAG GTAACGATGGCGGCGAAAGCGGTGACGGCGGCAAAAAGGTCTGGGACAACGAGGAAGAGTCGGTCGCCTACAGCTGGAGCTTCTTCCACGTGATGTTCGCCCTCGCCACACTCAACGTGATGATGACTCTGACCAACTGGTACAA ACCAAACTCGAGTTTGGAGTCGTTTGGTGTGAACGCCGGCTCGATGTGGATCAAGGAGATTTCAAGCTGGCTATGCTTGACGCTTTATGCTTGGACATTGGTCGCGCCCATCCTGCTGCCCGACCGTGAATTCAATTGA
- the LOC109596377 gene encoding ATP-dependent RNA helicase WM6, translated as MADADDLLDYEDEENTEQTATETAAAGETKKGVKGTYVSIHSSGFRDFLLKPEILRAIVDCGFEHPSEVQHECIPQAVLGMDILCQAKSGMGKTAVFVLATLQQLEPTDDVVNVLVMCHTRELAFQISKEYERFSKYMTNVKVGVFFGGLPIQKDEELLKNNCPHIVVGTPGRILALVRSRKLNLKHLKHFILDECDKMLELLDMRKDVQEIYRNTPHGKQVMMFSATLRKEIRPVCKKFMQDPMEVYVDDEAKLTLHGLQQHYVKLKENEKNKKLFELLDVLEFNQVVIFVKSVQRCMALAQLLTEQNFPAIGIHRGMEQKERLSRYEQFKDFQKRILVATNLFGRGMDIERVNIVFNYDMPEDSDTYLHRVARAGRFGTKGLAITFVSEESDAKILNEVQDRFDVNITELPDEIDLSSYIEGR; from the exons ATGGCCGATGCCGACGATCTTTTGGACTACGAAGATGAGGAGAACACCGAGCAGACCGCGACCGAAACGGCGGCCGCCGGCGAAACGAAGAAGGGCGTCAAGGGTACCTACGTATCCATCCACAGCTCCGGCTTCAGGGACTTCCTTCTGAAACCCGAAATTCTCAGAGCCATTGTGGACTGCGGCTTCGAGCACCCTTCTGAAG TTCAACATGAGTGTATCCCTCAGGCAGTGCTTGGCATGGACATTCTGTGCCAGGCCAAGTCTGGTATGGGTAAGACGGCGGTGTTCGTCCTGGCCACGTTGCAGCAGCTCGAACCCACCGACGACGTCGTCAACGTCCTGGTCATGTGCCACACAAGGGAGCTGGCATTCCAGATCAGCAAGGAGTACGAGCGTTTCAGCAAGTACATGACCAACGTCAAGGTGGGAGTCTTCTTTGGCGGTCTGCCCATCCAGAAGGATGAAGAACTGTTGAAGAACAACTGTCCTCACATTGTTGTCGGCACCCCCGGCCGTATTTTGGCACTAGTCCGTTCCAGAAAGCTGAATCTGAAGCATCTCAAGCACTTTATCTTGGATGAGTGTGACAAAATGCTGGAACTATtag ATATGAGAAAGGACGTACAAGAAATCTACCGTAACACGCCGCATGGAAAGCAAGTAATGATGTTCAGTGCCACGCTCCGCAAAGAAATCCGCCCCGTCTGCAAGAAGTTTATGCAAGAT CCCATGGAAGTGTATGTGGACGACGAGGCCAAGCTGACGTTGCACGGACTGCAACAGCACTATGTCAAACTAAAGGAGAATGAGAAGAACAAAAAACTCTTTGAGTTGCTTGATGTGTTAGAATTCAATCAA GTGGTGATATTCGTAAAATCAGTACAAAGATGCATGGCATTGGCCCAACTATTGACAGAACAAAACTTCCCCGCCATAGGAATCCACAGAGGAATGGAACAAAAGGAGCGTCTGTCCAGATATGAACAGTTCAAGGACTTCCAAAag AGAATTTTGGTGGCCACAAACCTGTTTGGTCGTGGTATGGATATTGAGAGGGTCAACATCGTCTTCAATTACGACATGCCTGAAGATTCCGACACTTACCTTCACAGGGTGGCCAGAGCTGGACGTTTTGGTACCAAAGGTCTGGCCATCACTTTCGTGTCAGAAGAAAGTGACGCCAAAATCTTGAATGAAGTACAAGATAGATTTGATGTCAATATTACGGAACTACCTGATGAAATTGATCTTAGTTCCTAca ttgaaGGACGGTAA
- the LOC109596356 gene encoding probable serine incorporator isoform X2, protein MGAVFGLCSAAQLACCCGSAACSLCCSACPSCRNSTSTRIMYAFMLLVTTIVACITLSPGLQDVLKKVPFCKNGTGKYLPDSVVFDCDKAVGYLAVYRICFVMTCFFLLFALMMLGVKTSKDARAGIQNGFWGLKYMVVIGGVIGAFFIPEGSFATVWMYFGMIGGFLFIIIQLILIVDFAHSWAEAWVGNYEETESRGWFFGLIGFTLLNYVISITGLTLLFVFYTKAGDCDLNKFFISINLILCVIISAISILPSVQNKLPRSGLLQSSIVTLYVTYLTWSAVSNSKSECNPGIWGIFGVKSENHNIDVIGLLIWMCCVLYSSLRTASNSSKITMSENILAKDNGAEPYTPLAGNDGGESGDGGKKVWDNEEESVAYSWSFFHVMFALATLNVMMTLTNWYKPNSSLESFGVNAGSMWIKEISSWLCLTLYAWTLVAPILLPDREFN, encoded by the exons atggGAGCCGTTTTTGGTCTTTGTTCTGCGGCACAG CTCGCCTGTTGCTGTGGAAGTGCAGCCTGCTCATTGTGTTGTTCGGCATGTCCATCATGCAGAAACTCGACGTCCACACGTATTATGTATGCTTTTATGCTGCTGGTTACTACTATAGTAGCCTGCATTACTTTATCACCAGGTTTGCAGGATGTATTGAAAAAG GTACCATTCTGTAAGAATGGAACTGGGAAGTACTTGCCAGATTCTGTGGTATTTGACTGCGATAAAGCTGTAGGATATTTGGCTGTGTACAGGATATGTTTTGTTATGACTTGTTTCTTCCTACTATTTGCACTGATGATGTTAGGGGTAAAAACTTCTAAAGATGCTCGAGCAGGAATACAAAATGG TTTCTGGGGGTTGAAATATATGGTGGTAATTGGTGGTGTAATTGGGGCCTTCTTTATACCTGAAGGATCATTTGCCACTGTCTGGATGTACTTTGGTATGATTGGCGGGTTTCTATTCATAATAATCCAGTTGATATTAATTGTTGACTTTGCCCATTCTTGGGCTGAAGCCTGGGTTGGAAATTATGAGGAGACAGAATCTAGGGGTTGGTTCTTTGGATTGATTGGCTTTACTTTGTTAAATTATGTCATCAGCATAACTGGACTCACGTTATTATTCGTGTTTTACACTAAG gccGGAGATTGTGACttgaataaattctttatttccattaatttgATTCTGTGCGTCATTATAAGTGCCATCTCAATTTTACCATCTGTGCAAAACAAATTGCCAAGATCTGGACTCTTGCAGTCATCTATTGTCACCCTGTATGTTACCTATTTGACTTGGTCTGCTGTTTCCAACTCCAAAA gtGAGTGCAATCCTGGAATTTGGGGCATTTTTGGAGTAAAATCTGAAAACCATAACATTGATGTTATTGGCCTCTTAATTTGGATGTGCTGTGTTTTGTATTCCTCCTTGAGGACTGCAAGCAACTCTTCAAAGATTACCATGTCTGAGAATATATTGGCCAAAGATAATGGAGCAG AACCGTATACCCCTCTGGCAGGTAACGATGGCGGCGAAAGCGGTGACGGCGGCAAAAAGGTCTGGGACAACGAGGAAGAGTCGGTCGCCTACAGCTGGAGCTTCTTCCACGTGATGTTCGCCCTCGCCACACTCAACGTGATGATGACTCTGACCAACTGGTACAA ACCAAACTCGAGTTTGGAGTCGTTTGGTGTGAACGCCGGCTCGATGTGGATCAAGGAGATTTCAAGCTGGCTATGCTTGACGCTTTATGCTTGGACATTGGTCGCGCCCATCCTGCTGCCCGACCGTGAATTCAATTGA
- the LOC109596356 gene encoding probable serine incorporator isoform X1 has product MGAVFGLCSAAQLACCCGSAACSLCCSACPSCRNSTSTRIMYAFMLLVTTIVACITLSPGLQDVLKKVPFCKNGTGKYLPDSVVFDCDKAVGYLAVYRICFVMTCFFLLFALMMLGVKTSKDARAGIQNGFWGLKYMVVIGGVIGAFFIPEGSFATVWMYFGMIGGFLFIIIQLILIVDFAHSWAEAWVGNYEETESRGWFFGLIGFTLLNYVISITGLTLLFVFYTKAGDCDLNKFFISINLILCVIISAISILPSVQNKLPRSGLLQSSIVTLYVTYLTWSAVSNSKSECNPGIWGIFGVKSENHNIDVIGLLIWMCCVLYSSLRTASNSSKITMSENILAKDNGAVRGYGSENLVENEGNDGGESGDGGKKVWDNEEESVAYSWSFFHVMFALATLNVMMTLTNWYKPNSSLESFGVNAGSMWIKEISSWLCLTLYAWTLVAPILLPDREFN; this is encoded by the exons atggGAGCCGTTTTTGGTCTTTGTTCTGCGGCACAG CTCGCCTGTTGCTGTGGAAGTGCAGCCTGCTCATTGTGTTGTTCGGCATGTCCATCATGCAGAAACTCGACGTCCACACGTATTATGTATGCTTTTATGCTGCTGGTTACTACTATAGTAGCCTGCATTACTTTATCACCAGGTTTGCAGGATGTATTGAAAAAG GTACCATTCTGTAAGAATGGAACTGGGAAGTACTTGCCAGATTCTGTGGTATTTGACTGCGATAAAGCTGTAGGATATTTGGCTGTGTACAGGATATGTTTTGTTATGACTTGTTTCTTCCTACTATTTGCACTGATGATGTTAGGGGTAAAAACTTCTAAAGATGCTCGAGCAGGAATACAAAATGG TTTCTGGGGGTTGAAATATATGGTGGTAATTGGTGGTGTAATTGGGGCCTTCTTTATACCTGAAGGATCATTTGCCACTGTCTGGATGTACTTTGGTATGATTGGCGGGTTTCTATTCATAATAATCCAGTTGATATTAATTGTTGACTTTGCCCATTCTTGGGCTGAAGCCTGGGTTGGAAATTATGAGGAGACAGAATCTAGGGGTTGGTTCTTTGGATTGATTGGCTTTACTTTGTTAAATTATGTCATCAGCATAACTGGACTCACGTTATTATTCGTGTTTTACACTAAG gccGGAGATTGTGACttgaataaattctttatttccattaatttgATTCTGTGCGTCATTATAAGTGCCATCTCAATTTTACCATCTGTGCAAAACAAATTGCCAAGATCTGGACTCTTGCAGTCATCTATTGTCACCCTGTATGTTACCTATTTGACTTGGTCTGCTGTTTCCAACTCCAAAA gtGAGTGCAATCCTGGAATTTGGGGCATTTTTGGAGTAAAATCTGAAAACCATAACATTGATGTTATTGGCCTCTTAATTTGGATGTGCTGTGTTTTGTATTCCTCCTTGAGGACTGCAAGCAACTCTTCAAAGATTACCATGTCTGAGAATATATTGGCCAAAGATAATGGAGCAG TCAGGGGATATGGCTCCGAGAACTTGGTAGAAAACGAAG GTAACGATGGCGGCGAAAGCGGTGACGGCGGCAAAAAGGTCTGGGACAACGAGGAAGAGTCGGTCGCCTACAGCTGGAGCTTCTTCCACGTGATGTTCGCCCTCGCCACACTCAACGTGATGATGACTCTGACCAACTGGTACAA ACCAAACTCGAGTTTGGAGTCGTTTGGTGTGAACGCCGGCTCGATGTGGATCAAGGAGATTTCAAGCTGGCTATGCTTGACGCTTTATGCTTGGACATTGGTCGCGCCCATCCTGCTGCCCGACCGTGAATTCAATTGA